A portion of the Monomorium pharaonis isolate MP-MQ-018 unplaced genomic scaffold, ASM1337386v2 scaffold_392, whole genome shotgun sequence genome contains these proteins:
- the LOC118648349 gene encoding LOW QUALITY PROTEIN: uncharacterized protein LOC118648349 (The sequence of the model RefSeq protein was modified relative to this genomic sequence to represent the inferred CDS: inserted 3 bases in 3 codons), with protein MAQCHQPQHQHEFLPLCDVLFNIISLASYFCDVVFDFAMVYALAHQATAPPILFPLSITFIATSLLISQIVSLRWYLWGARGKLTNSTPNNCHINPVKKVGNWTVSCVLLLHSTQVGVLWRYFKLFIPVNLTYVKHEVRELCVLRLIHAFCEAAPMLLLQLYVLFGATDGDETAVGKLKESEGKDGGKLEELTLVSAGLSLWSVCWAVASFSKGAARLRNLERLVLTWLGVLAQLFWRLGTVSARVGALVAYASLYGGQWLLIVMALHWLSMLTWLLLTPDGLFHGGERLPLFRKTFLASLLAXVYIFAYVNLHETNHRQKMVIFYTVMFLENSLLIGVWIAGVNRADLLSHQHHLHPVTLVLILLALXFGGMFFMGLYYRFFHVRRLRYEAGGRMTGSNLTTLSNQDNVEEKQIDYNEGKKVNISIGMRKVKLSNGGIPGVFNCRFANPTVVNPNRKKKKPTSFVPPPPPTQSQTVMNSIAAIGDSKQWLNMGNGSRQLIPFWXKPLASNIIQNDGSNDHKDETDMAIGGSLNVTLIREKLKEKKQQQLRELRAIQEEIKEGKLFPPPSASTSSFSSSPSASNQQPPPNMKLHTSPSSPLFTSPPSFSEQNGGNVLSSWPPVKMHCLLPPPPSSPYYPNSHSSNLWRAAPQRERADTPEILLAPRCLPHHYPHWSLPGHLGHRLHANQNGVEESSKGEGDGEAEVSDMEGSQISLPRSYTLPREFKYNPNGPVRERERRAGNNKISSSRFYLPSTNSSDGDVDSADNEDETDSEVQMQMKINHGHNYDEILQRRHVYENNKENGVADSNAECSATNITSNNCYLNNSHGVLRPGQLLRTRVKHETKL; from the exons ATGGCCCAGTGTCATCAACCACAACATCAGCACGAATTTTTGCCTCTGTGCGATGtactatttaacattatttcatTAGCATCCTATTTCTGTGATGTTGTCTTCGATTTTGCAATGGTATACGCCCTTGCCCATCAAGCAACAGCACCACCCATACTGTTCCCATTAAGCATCACTTTTATAGCAACTTCTCTGTTGATTTCTCAG ATCGTTAGCTTGCGATGGTATCTCTGGGGAGCTAGAGGTAAATTAACAAACAGCACACCAAACAATTGTCACATAAATCCGGTGAAGAAAGTCGGTAACTGGACCGTAAGCTGTGTTCTATTACTCCATTCCACTCAAGTCGGCGTACTATGGAGAtacttcaaattatttatcccAGTCAATTTAACTTACGTGAAGCACGAG GTACGGGAGCTTTGTGTGCTACGGCTGATACACGCGTTCTGTGAGGCCGCTCCAATGCTACTTCTGCAGCTGTATGTCTTGTTTGGCGCTACCGACGGCGATGAAACGGCGGTCGGAAAACTGAAAGAAAGCGAGGGCAAGGACGGCGGTAAATTAGAGGAGCTGACCCTGGTATCGGCGGGACTCTCCTTGTGGAGCGTATGCTGGGCGGTCGCTAGCTTCAGCAAGGGTGCCGCGCGTCTGCGTAATCTAGAACGCTTAGTGTTAACATGGCTGGGAGTGCTGGCGCAATTATTCTGGCGTCTGGGGACAGTAAGTGCTCGGGTCGGGGCATTGGTCGCGTACGCCTCGCTGTACGGCGGACAGTGGCTGTTGATTGTGATGGCACTCCACTGGCTGTCTATGCTGACGTGGTTGCTGCTCACACCGGACGGGCTTTTCCATGGTGGCGAACGTCTTCCTCTTTTCAGGAAGACCTTCCTCGCCTCCCTCCTCg ttgtatatatatttgcatatgtTAATCTACACGAGACGAATCATCGTCAAAAAATG GTGATATTTTATACTGTAATGTTCTTGGAGAACAGTTTACTTATCGGTGTGTGGATAGCTGGTGTTAATCGTGCCGATCTTTTGTCTCACCAGCATCATCTACATCCAGTTACTTTAGTACTTATTCTACTAGCTT TTTTCGGTGGCATGTTTTTTATGGGTCTTTATTATAG ATTTTTTCACGTTAGAAGATTAAGGTACGAGGCTGGTGGAAGAATGACTGGTTCAAATCTCACTACCCTGTCTAATCAG GACAATGTGGAAGAGAAGCAGATAGATTACAATGAAGGAAAGAAGGTCAACATTAGCATTGGCATGAGGAAAGTTAAATTAAGTAACGGTGGTATACCGGGTGTATTTAATTGCCGTTTTGCAAACCCGACAGTCGTAAATCCAAAtcggaagaagaagaaaccgACAAGCTTCGtaccgccaccaccgccgaCGCAATCGCAAACGGTGATGAATTCCATAGCGGCGATTGGCGACTCGAAACAGTGGCTCAACATGGGCAACGGATCGCGACAGTTGATCCCATTTT AGAAACCCTTAGCCTCTAATATAATACAG AACGATGGTTCCAACGACCACAAAGATGAAACTGATATGGCAATCGGTGGCTCGTTGAACGTCACGTTAATACGTGAGAAGCTGAAGGAGAAGAAGCAGCAACAGCTGCGGGAGTTGCGAGCGATACAGGAGGAGATCAAGGAGGGTAAATTATTCCCACCTCCCTCCGCTTCTACATCCTCCTTTTCGTCCTCCCCTTCCGCGTCTAATCAACAGCCACCACCAAATATGAAATTGCATACTTCACCGAGTTCCCCATTATTCACATCTCCGCCTTCGTTCTCTGAGCAGAACGGCGGCAACGTCTTATCGTCCTGGCCACCCGTGAAAATGCACTGCCTTTTACCTCCGCCACCCTCCTCACCGTATTATCCAAACTCGCATTCCTCGAATCTTTGGAGAGCGGCACCTCAGCGAGAACGAGCGGACACGCCAGAGATACTGTTAGCACCACGATGCCTTCCTCATCATTATCCCCATTGGTCACTGCCTGGACATCTCGGTCACAG ATTACACGCGAATCAGAATGGCGTCGAAGAGAGTTCCAAAGGTGAGGGTGATGGAGAAGCGGAAGTCAGCGACATGGAGGGCAGCCAAATTTCGTTACCTAGGAGTTACACGCTACCCCGTGAATTTAAGTATAATCCTAACGGCCCCGTGAGAGAACGAGAACGCCGTGcaggaaataataaaatatcttcttCGCGTTTTTACTTGCCGTCTACCAACAGCTCTGATG gcgATGTAGATAGTGCTGATAACGAGGATGAAACAGACTCGGAAGTACAAATGCAAATGAAAATCAATCACGGTCACAACTATGATGAAATCTTACAGAGACGTCACGTATACGAAAATAATAAGGAGAACGGGGTCGCTGATTCTAACGCCGAGTGCAGTGCAACTAACATTACATCtaacaattgttatttaaataattctcacGGTGTTTTACGACCGGGTCAATTACTCAGAACACGTGTGAAGCATGAAACAAAACTTTAA